The proteins below come from a single Jaculus jaculus isolate mJacJac1 chromosome 12, mJacJac1.mat.Y.cur, whole genome shotgun sequence genomic window:
- the Mief2 gene encoding mitochondrial dynamics protein MID49 — MAEFFHKRGKHRANEGLSSVVDFLLANARLVLGVCGAAVLSIATLAVKRLIDRATSPPDEDDAKGESWKELNLLKATSHQQRQPPRAALSQPITPLTSAPVGPVRTHPQMSPQLSAPAPLCLTFQEKLLAFERNHVAIPEAHVALAKQLAGDIALELQAYLQSKFPELPFGALVPGGPLYDGLQAGAVERVRLLAPLVLEPGLWSLVPGMDTVARDPRCWAVRRTHLEFHPRGSSPWDRFLVGGYLSPRILLELLRKALTASVNWPAIGTLLGCLIRPSVASEELLLEVQHEHLEFTVAMLMVIPGSSADDRLLLAWPLEGLAGNLWLQDLYPVEATRLRTLDDQDAGTRRRLLLLLCGVCHGHPALRQLDRGHLTQVVLRLSEEEVAWTEEALGDRFLQALELLVCNLEQANLPCHFNPSVNLLGTLREETIDDIGYALYSGLQAPESLL; from the exons ATGGCAGAGTTCTTCCACAAGCGGGGGAAGCACCGTGCCAATGAGGGCCTGAGCAGCGTGGTAGACTTTCTCCTGGCCAATGCTCGCCTGGTGCTGGGTGTGTGCGGGGCCGCCGTGTTGAGCATTGCCACCTTGGCTGTAAAGCGG CTCATTGACAGGGCCACCAGCCCTCCCGATGAGGATGACGCCAAGGGCGAGAGTTGGAAGGAACTGAATTTGCTGAAGGCCACATCACATCAACAGCGCCAGCCCCCCCGTGCTGCCCTCAGCCAGCCCATAACACCCCTGACCTCTGCTCCAG TGGGGCCCGTACGCACTCATCCTCAGATGTCACCTCAGCTTAGCGCCCcagcaccactatgcctgacgtTCCAGGAGAAGCTGCTGGCTTTCGAGCGGAACCACGTGGCTATCCCAGAAGCCCATGTGGCTTTGGCCAAACAGCTGGCTGGCGATATTGCACTGGAGCTGCAGGCCTATTTGCAGAGCAAGTTCCCAGAACTGCCCTTTGGTGCACTCGTGCCAGGTGGACCTCTCTATGACGGGCTACAGGCAGGGGCTGTGGAGCGTGTGCGTCTGCTGGCACCACTGGTTCTGGAGCCGGGCCTGTGGAGCCTGGTGCCCGGCATGGACACTGTGGCCAGGGACCCTCGCTGCTGGGCCGTGCGCAGGACCCACCTTGAGTTCCATCCCCGTGGTAGCAGCCCTTGGGACCGCTTCCTGGTGGGGGGCTACCTCTCCCCTCgcatcctgctggagctgctccgaAAGGCCCTGACTGCCTCTGTCAACTGGCCTGCCATTGGCACCCTGCTTGGGTGTCTGATCCGGCCCAGTGTGGCCTCAGAGGAGCTGTTGCTGGAGGTGCAGCATGAGCACCTCGAGTTCACTGTGGCCATGCTCATGGTGATCCCCGGGTCCAGTGCAGATGACCGCCTCCTGCTGGCTTGGCCCCTGGAGGGGCTGGCTGGGAATCTGTGGCTACAGGACCTGTATCCAGTAGAGGCCACTAGGTTGCGGACCCTGGATGACCAGGATGCCGGCACTCGCCGgaggctgctgctgttgctgtgtggtgtgtgtcaTGGCCACCCAGCCCTGAGACAGCTGGACCGGGGACACCTGACCCAAGTGGTTCTACGTCTGAGTGAGGAGGAAGTGGCCTGGACTGAGGAGGCCTTGGGGGACCGCTTTCTACAGGCCCTGGAGTTGCTTGTGTGTAACTTGGAGCAGGCCAACTTACCCTGTCACTTCAACCCCAGCGTGAACCTCTTGGGCACCTTGCGAGAGGAGACGATCGATGACATTGGCTACGCGTTGTATAGTGGTTTGCAGGCACCTGAGAGTCTTCTGTGA
- the Flii gene encoding protein flightless-1 homolog isoform X1 has protein sequence MEATGVLPFVRGVDLSGNDFKGGYFPENVKAMTSLRWLKLNRTGLCYLPEELAALQKLEHLSVSHNNLTTLHGELSSLPSLRAIIARANNLKNSGVPDDIFKLDDLSVLDLSHNQLTECPRELENAKNMLVLNLSHNSIDSIPNQLFINLTDLLYLDLSENRLESLPPQMRRLVHLQTLVLNGNPLLHAQLRQLPAMMALQTLHLRNTQRTQSNLPTSLEGLNNLADVDLSCNDLTRVPECLYTLPSLRRLNLSSNQISELSPCIDQWVHVETLNLSRNQLTSLPSAICKLTKLKKLYLSSNKLDFDGLPSGIGKLSSLEEFMAANNNLELIPESLCRCPKLKKLVLNKNRLVTLPEAVHFLTEIEVLDVRENPSLVMPPKPADHAAEWYNIDFSLQNQLRLAGASPATVAAAAAVGSGHKDPLARKMRLRRRKDSAQDDQAKQVLKGMSDVAQEKNKKQEESEDTRTPGGKVRRWDQGLEKPRLDYSEFFTEDVGQLPGLTIWQIENFVPVLVEEAFHGKFYEADCYIVLKTFLDDSGSLNWEIYYWIGGEATLDKKACSAIHAVNLRNYLGAECRTVREEMGDESEEFLQVFDNDISYIEGGTASGFYTVEDMHYVTRMYRVYGKKNIKLEPVPLKGSSLDPRFVFLLDQGLNIYVWRGAQATLSSTTKARLFAEKINKNERKGKAEITLLVQSQEPPEFWEVLGGEPSEIKKHVPDDFWPPQPKLYKVGLGLGYLELPQINYKLSVEHKKRPKVELLPGMRLLQSLLDTRCVYILDCWSDVFIWLGRKSPRLVRAAALKLGQELCGMLHRPRHATVSRSLEGTEAQVFKAKFKNWDDVLTVDYTRNAEAVLQGPGLSGKVKRDTEKKEQMKADLTALFLPRQPPMALAEAEQLMEEWNEDLDGMEGFVLEGKKFARLPEEEFGHFYTQDCYVFLCRYWVPVEYEEEKKEDKDGKATAEGRDGEAAATEDEKQPEEDFQCIVYFWQGREASNMGWLTFTFSLQKKFESLFPGKLEVVRMTQQQENPKFLSHFKRKFIIHRGKRKAAQGALQPSLYQIRTNGSALCTRCIQINTDSSLLNSEFCFILKVPFESEDNQGIVYAWVGRASDPDEAKLAEDILNTMFDASYSKQVINEGEEPENFFWVGIGAQKPYDDDAEYMKHTRLFRCSNEKGYFAVTEKCSDFCQDDLADDDIMLLDNGQEVYMWVGNQTSQVEIKLSLKACQVYIQHTRSKEHERPRRLRLVRKGNEQRAFTRCFHAWSTFRQAPA, from the exons ATGGAGGCCACCGGGGTGCTGCCGTTCGTGCGCGGCGTGGACCTCAGCGGCAACGACTTCAAG GGTGGCTACTTCCCTGAAAATGTCAAGGCCATGACCAGCCTTCGATGGCTGAAGTTGAACCGTACAGGCCTCTGCTACCTGCCTGAAGAACTGGCTGCCCTGCAGAAGCTG GAGCACTTGTCCGTGAGCCACAACAACCTGACCACGCTGCACGGGGAGCTGTCCAGTCTACCTTCGCTTCGG GCTATTATAGCTCGAGCCAACAACCTGAAGAATTCTGGAGTCCCTGATGACATCTTCAAGCTGGATGACCTCTCAGTCCTG GACTTAAGCCACAACCAACTGACGGAGTGCCCACGGGAGCTAGAAAATGCCAAGAACATGCTGGTGCTCAACCTTAGCCACAACAG CATCGACTCCATTCCCAACCAGCTGTTCATCAACCTCACCGACCTGCTGTATCTGGACCTCAGCGAGAACCGCCTGGAGAGCCTGCCACCTCAGATGCGCCGTCTCGTGCACTTGCAGACACTGGTGCTCAACGGGAACCCGCTACTGCATGCGCAGCTCCG GCAGCTTCCAGCCATGATGGCCCTGCAGACCCTGCACCTGCGGAACACACAGCGCACCCAGAGCAACCTCCCCACCAGCCTGGAAGGCTTGAACAATCTTGCAG ATGTGGACCTGTCCTGCAATGACCTGACGCGGGTGCCCGAGTGCCTGTACACCCTCCCCAGCCTACGCCGCCTCAACCTCAGCAGCAACCAGATCTCTGAGCTGTCCCCATGCATCGACCAGTGGGTGCACGTGGAGACCTTGAACCTGTCCCGCAACCAGCTCACTTCACTGCCA TCTGCCATTTGCAAGCTGACCAAACTGAAGAAGCTGTACCTGAGCTCCAATAAGCTGGACTTCGATGGGCTGCCATCCGGCATCGGAAAGCTGAGCAGCCTGGAGGAGTTCATGGCTGCCAACAACAACCTGGAGCTGATTCCTGAAAGTCTGTGCAG GTGCCCAAAGCTGAAGAAACTCGTCTTGAACAAGAACCGCCTGGTAACTCTCCCAGAGGCTGTCCATTTTCTGACAGAGATCGAG GTCCTGGACGTACGGGAGAACCCCAGCCTGGTCATGCCACCCAAGCCTGCTGACCATGCTGCAGAGTGGTACAACATCGACTTCTCACTGCAGAACCAGCTGCGGCTGGCAGGTGCCTCCCCTGCTACAGTGGCCGCTGCTGCAGCTG TAGGGAGTGGGCACAAAGACCCCCTGGCTCGTAAGATGAGGCTCCGGAGGCGCAAGGACTCGGCCCAGGATGACCAGGCTAAGCAGGTGCTGAAGGGCATGTCAGACGTGGCCCAGGAGAAGAACAAAAAGCAGGAG GAGAGCGAGGACACCCGAACCCCTGGAGGGAAGGTGCGGCGCTGGGACCAGGGCCTGGAGAAGCCACGCCTTGACTATTCAGAGTTCTTCACGGAGGACGTGGGCCAGCTGCCTGGCTTGACCATCTGGCAAATTGAGAACTTTGTTCCTGTGCTGGTGGAGGAAGCCTTCCATGGCAAGTTCTATGAGGCTGACTGCTACATTGTGCTCAAG ACCTTCCTAGATGACAGTGGCTCGCTGAACTGGGAGATCTACTACTGGATTGGTGGGGAGGCCACTCTCGACAAGAAAGCCTGCTCGGCCATCCATGCCGTCAACCTGCGCAACTACCTGGGCGCCGAGTGCCGCACGGTGCGGGAGGAGATGGGTGACGAGAGCGAGGAGTTCCTGCAG gtgTTTGACAATGACATCTCCTACATTGAGGGTGGAACAGCCAGTGGCTTCTATACTGTGGAAGACATGCACTATGTCACCAG GATGTACCGTGTGTATGGGAAAAAGAACATCAAGTTGGAGCCTGTGCCCCTCAAGGGGTCCTCCCTGGACCCAAG GTTTGTGTTCCTGCTGGACCAAGGGCTGAACATCTATGTGTGGCGAGGGGCCCAGGCCACATTGAGCAGTACAACCAAGGCCAG GCTCTTTGCAGAGAAAATTAATAAGAATGAGCGGAAAGGGAAGGCAGAGATCACACTGCTGGTGCAGAGCCAGGAACCCCCCGAGTTCTGGGAGGTGCTAGGTGGGGAGCCCTCGGAGATCAAGAAGCATGTGCCTGATGACTTTTGGCCACCCCAGCCCAAGCTGTACAAG GTGGGCTTAGGCCTGGGCTACCTGGAACTGCCACAGATCAACTACAAGCTCTCAGTGGAACATAAGAAACGGCCCAAGGTGGAGCTGTTGCCAGGAATGAGACTG CTGCAGAGCCTCCTGGACACACGCTGTGTGTACATCCTGGACTGTTGGTCTGATGTGTTCATCTGGCTTGGGCGCAAGTCTCCGCGCCTGGTGCGTGCTGCAGCGCTTAAGCTGGGCCAGGAGCTGTGTGGGATGCTGCACCGGCCACGCCATGCCACCGTCAGCCGCAGCCTTGAGGGCACCGAGGCGCAG GTATTCAAGGCCAAGTTCAAGAACTGGGATGATGTATTGACCGTGGACTACACACGCAATGCGGAAGCCGTGCTGCAGGGTCCAGGGCTCTCTGGAAAGGTGAAGCGTGACACGGAGAAGAAAGAGCAGATGAAGGCTGACCTCACCGCGCTCTTCCTCCCCCGGCAGCCACCCATGGCCCTGGCTGAG GCCGAGCAGCTGATGGAGGAGTGGAACGAGGACCTGGACGGAATGGAGGGCTTCGTGCTCGAGGGCAAGAAGTTCGCTCGGCTGCCAGAGGAAGAGTTTGGCCACTTCTACACACAGGACTGCTATGTCTTCCTCTGCAG GTACTGGGTGCCCGTGGAGTacgaggaagagaagaaggaagacaaGGATGGGAAGGCGACGGCAGAGGGCAGAGACGGGGAGGCAGCAGCCACTGAGGACGAGAAGCAGCCCGAGGAGGACTTCCAGTGCATCGTGTACTTCTGGCAGGGCCGCGAAGCCTCCAACATGGGCTGGCTCACCTTCACCTTCAGTCTGCAGAAGAAGTTCGAGAGCCTCTTCCCTGGCAAGCTGGAG gtggtACGCATGACGCAGCAGCAAGAGAATCCCAAGTTCCTGTCTCACTTTAAGAGAAAGTTCATCATCCACCGGGGCAAGAGGAAAGCGGCCCAGGGAGCCCTGCAGCCCAGCCTCTACCAGATCCGCACCAATGGCAGCGCACTCTGCACCAG GTGCATCCAGATCAACACCGACTCCAGCCTCCTCAACTCGGAGTTCTGCTTCATCCTCAAG GTCCCCTTTGAGAGTGAGGACAACCAGGGCATCGTGTATGCCTGGGTGGGCAGAGCATCAGACCCAGATGAAGCCAAGTTGGCAGAAGACATCCTGAACACCATGTTTGATGCCTCCTACAGCAAACAG GTGATCAATGAAGGGGAGGAGCCAGAGAACTTCTTCTGGGTGGGCATCGGGGCACAGAAGCCTTATGACGATGATGCAGAGTATATGAAGCACACCAGGCTCTTTAG GTGCTCCAATGAGAAGGGCTACTTTGCAGTGACTGAGAAATGCTCTGacttttgccaggatgacctggcagaTGACGACATCATGTTGCTAGACAATGGCCAAGAG GTCTACATGTGGGTGGGGAACCAAACAAGCCAGGTGGAGATCAAACTGAGTCTGAAGGCCTGCCAG GTGTACATCCAGCACACGCGCTCCAAAGAGCACGAGCGGCCCCGACGCCTACGCCTCGTCCGCAAGGGTAACGAGCAGCGTGCCTTCACCCGTTGCTTCCATGCCTGGAGTACCTTCCGCCAGGCTCCTGCCTAG
- the Flii gene encoding protein flightless-1 homolog isoform X2, giving the protein MEATGVLPFVRGVDLSGNDFKGGYFPENVKAMTSLRWLKLNRTGLCYLPEELAALQKLEHLSVSHNNLTTLHGELSSLPSLRAIIARANNLKNSGVPDDIFKLDDLSVLDLSHNQLTECPRELENAKNMLVLNLSHNSIDSIPNQLFINLTDLLYLDLSENRLESLPPQMRRLVHLQTLVLNGNPLLHAQLRQLPAMMALQTLHLRNTQRTQSNLPTSLEGLNNLADVDLSCNDLTRVPECLYTLPSLRRLNLSSNQISELSPCIDQWVHVETLNLSRNQLTSLPSAICKLTKLKKLYLSSNKLDFDGLPSGIGKLSSLEEFMAANNNLELIPESLCRCPKLKKLVLNKNRLVTLPEAVHFLTEIEVLDVRENPSLVMPPKPADHAAEWYNIDFSLQNQLRLAGASPATVAAAAAGSGHKDPLARKMRLRRRKDSAQDDQAKQVLKGMSDVAQEKNKKQEESEDTRTPGGKVRRWDQGLEKPRLDYSEFFTEDVGQLPGLTIWQIENFVPVLVEEAFHGKFYEADCYIVLKTFLDDSGSLNWEIYYWIGGEATLDKKACSAIHAVNLRNYLGAECRTVREEMGDESEEFLQVFDNDISYIEGGTASGFYTVEDMHYVTRMYRVYGKKNIKLEPVPLKGSSLDPRFVFLLDQGLNIYVWRGAQATLSSTTKARLFAEKINKNERKGKAEITLLVQSQEPPEFWEVLGGEPSEIKKHVPDDFWPPQPKLYKVGLGLGYLELPQINYKLSVEHKKRPKVELLPGMRLLQSLLDTRCVYILDCWSDVFIWLGRKSPRLVRAAALKLGQELCGMLHRPRHATVSRSLEGTEAQVFKAKFKNWDDVLTVDYTRNAEAVLQGPGLSGKVKRDTEKKEQMKADLTALFLPRQPPMALAEAEQLMEEWNEDLDGMEGFVLEGKKFARLPEEEFGHFYTQDCYVFLCRYWVPVEYEEEKKEDKDGKATAEGRDGEAAATEDEKQPEEDFQCIVYFWQGREASNMGWLTFTFSLQKKFESLFPGKLEVVRMTQQQENPKFLSHFKRKFIIHRGKRKAAQGALQPSLYQIRTNGSALCTRCIQINTDSSLLNSEFCFILKVPFESEDNQGIVYAWVGRASDPDEAKLAEDILNTMFDASYSKQVINEGEEPENFFWVGIGAQKPYDDDAEYMKHTRLFRCSNEKGYFAVTEKCSDFCQDDLADDDIMLLDNGQEVYMWVGNQTSQVEIKLSLKACQVYIQHTRSKEHERPRRLRLVRKGNEQRAFTRCFHAWSTFRQAPA; this is encoded by the exons ATGGAGGCCACCGGGGTGCTGCCGTTCGTGCGCGGCGTGGACCTCAGCGGCAACGACTTCAAG GGTGGCTACTTCCCTGAAAATGTCAAGGCCATGACCAGCCTTCGATGGCTGAAGTTGAACCGTACAGGCCTCTGCTACCTGCCTGAAGAACTGGCTGCCCTGCAGAAGCTG GAGCACTTGTCCGTGAGCCACAACAACCTGACCACGCTGCACGGGGAGCTGTCCAGTCTACCTTCGCTTCGG GCTATTATAGCTCGAGCCAACAACCTGAAGAATTCTGGAGTCCCTGATGACATCTTCAAGCTGGATGACCTCTCAGTCCTG GACTTAAGCCACAACCAACTGACGGAGTGCCCACGGGAGCTAGAAAATGCCAAGAACATGCTGGTGCTCAACCTTAGCCACAACAG CATCGACTCCATTCCCAACCAGCTGTTCATCAACCTCACCGACCTGCTGTATCTGGACCTCAGCGAGAACCGCCTGGAGAGCCTGCCACCTCAGATGCGCCGTCTCGTGCACTTGCAGACACTGGTGCTCAACGGGAACCCGCTACTGCATGCGCAGCTCCG GCAGCTTCCAGCCATGATGGCCCTGCAGACCCTGCACCTGCGGAACACACAGCGCACCCAGAGCAACCTCCCCACCAGCCTGGAAGGCTTGAACAATCTTGCAG ATGTGGACCTGTCCTGCAATGACCTGACGCGGGTGCCCGAGTGCCTGTACACCCTCCCCAGCCTACGCCGCCTCAACCTCAGCAGCAACCAGATCTCTGAGCTGTCCCCATGCATCGACCAGTGGGTGCACGTGGAGACCTTGAACCTGTCCCGCAACCAGCTCACTTCACTGCCA TCTGCCATTTGCAAGCTGACCAAACTGAAGAAGCTGTACCTGAGCTCCAATAAGCTGGACTTCGATGGGCTGCCATCCGGCATCGGAAAGCTGAGCAGCCTGGAGGAGTTCATGGCTGCCAACAACAACCTGGAGCTGATTCCTGAAAGTCTGTGCAG GTGCCCAAAGCTGAAGAAACTCGTCTTGAACAAGAACCGCCTGGTAACTCTCCCAGAGGCTGTCCATTTTCTGACAGAGATCGAG GTCCTGGACGTACGGGAGAACCCCAGCCTGGTCATGCCACCCAAGCCTGCTGACCATGCTGCAGAGTGGTACAACATCGACTTCTCACTGCAGAACCAGCTGCGGCTGGCAGGTGCCTCCCCTGCTACAGTGGCCGCTGCTGCAGCTG GGAGTGGGCACAAAGACCCCCTGGCTCGTAAGATGAGGCTCCGGAGGCGCAAGGACTCGGCCCAGGATGACCAGGCTAAGCAGGTGCTGAAGGGCATGTCAGACGTGGCCCAGGAGAAGAACAAAAAGCAGGAG GAGAGCGAGGACACCCGAACCCCTGGAGGGAAGGTGCGGCGCTGGGACCAGGGCCTGGAGAAGCCACGCCTTGACTATTCAGAGTTCTTCACGGAGGACGTGGGCCAGCTGCCTGGCTTGACCATCTGGCAAATTGAGAACTTTGTTCCTGTGCTGGTGGAGGAAGCCTTCCATGGCAAGTTCTATGAGGCTGACTGCTACATTGTGCTCAAG ACCTTCCTAGATGACAGTGGCTCGCTGAACTGGGAGATCTACTACTGGATTGGTGGGGAGGCCACTCTCGACAAGAAAGCCTGCTCGGCCATCCATGCCGTCAACCTGCGCAACTACCTGGGCGCCGAGTGCCGCACGGTGCGGGAGGAGATGGGTGACGAGAGCGAGGAGTTCCTGCAG gtgTTTGACAATGACATCTCCTACATTGAGGGTGGAACAGCCAGTGGCTTCTATACTGTGGAAGACATGCACTATGTCACCAG GATGTACCGTGTGTATGGGAAAAAGAACATCAAGTTGGAGCCTGTGCCCCTCAAGGGGTCCTCCCTGGACCCAAG GTTTGTGTTCCTGCTGGACCAAGGGCTGAACATCTATGTGTGGCGAGGGGCCCAGGCCACATTGAGCAGTACAACCAAGGCCAG GCTCTTTGCAGAGAAAATTAATAAGAATGAGCGGAAAGGGAAGGCAGAGATCACACTGCTGGTGCAGAGCCAGGAACCCCCCGAGTTCTGGGAGGTGCTAGGTGGGGAGCCCTCGGAGATCAAGAAGCATGTGCCTGATGACTTTTGGCCACCCCAGCCCAAGCTGTACAAG GTGGGCTTAGGCCTGGGCTACCTGGAACTGCCACAGATCAACTACAAGCTCTCAGTGGAACATAAGAAACGGCCCAAGGTGGAGCTGTTGCCAGGAATGAGACTG CTGCAGAGCCTCCTGGACACACGCTGTGTGTACATCCTGGACTGTTGGTCTGATGTGTTCATCTGGCTTGGGCGCAAGTCTCCGCGCCTGGTGCGTGCTGCAGCGCTTAAGCTGGGCCAGGAGCTGTGTGGGATGCTGCACCGGCCACGCCATGCCACCGTCAGCCGCAGCCTTGAGGGCACCGAGGCGCAG GTATTCAAGGCCAAGTTCAAGAACTGGGATGATGTATTGACCGTGGACTACACACGCAATGCGGAAGCCGTGCTGCAGGGTCCAGGGCTCTCTGGAAAGGTGAAGCGTGACACGGAGAAGAAAGAGCAGATGAAGGCTGACCTCACCGCGCTCTTCCTCCCCCGGCAGCCACCCATGGCCCTGGCTGAG GCCGAGCAGCTGATGGAGGAGTGGAACGAGGACCTGGACGGAATGGAGGGCTTCGTGCTCGAGGGCAAGAAGTTCGCTCGGCTGCCAGAGGAAGAGTTTGGCCACTTCTACACACAGGACTGCTATGTCTTCCTCTGCAG GTACTGGGTGCCCGTGGAGTacgaggaagagaagaaggaagacaaGGATGGGAAGGCGACGGCAGAGGGCAGAGACGGGGAGGCAGCAGCCACTGAGGACGAGAAGCAGCCCGAGGAGGACTTCCAGTGCATCGTGTACTTCTGGCAGGGCCGCGAAGCCTCCAACATGGGCTGGCTCACCTTCACCTTCAGTCTGCAGAAGAAGTTCGAGAGCCTCTTCCCTGGCAAGCTGGAG gtggtACGCATGACGCAGCAGCAAGAGAATCCCAAGTTCCTGTCTCACTTTAAGAGAAAGTTCATCATCCACCGGGGCAAGAGGAAAGCGGCCCAGGGAGCCCTGCAGCCCAGCCTCTACCAGATCCGCACCAATGGCAGCGCACTCTGCACCAG GTGCATCCAGATCAACACCGACTCCAGCCTCCTCAACTCGGAGTTCTGCTTCATCCTCAAG GTCCCCTTTGAGAGTGAGGACAACCAGGGCATCGTGTATGCCTGGGTGGGCAGAGCATCAGACCCAGATGAAGCCAAGTTGGCAGAAGACATCCTGAACACCATGTTTGATGCCTCCTACAGCAAACAG GTGATCAATGAAGGGGAGGAGCCAGAGAACTTCTTCTGGGTGGGCATCGGGGCACAGAAGCCTTATGACGATGATGCAGAGTATATGAAGCACACCAGGCTCTTTAG GTGCTCCAATGAGAAGGGCTACTTTGCAGTGACTGAGAAATGCTCTGacttttgccaggatgacctggcagaTGACGACATCATGTTGCTAGACAATGGCCAAGAG GTCTACATGTGGGTGGGGAACCAAACAAGCCAGGTGGAGATCAAACTGAGTCTGAAGGCCTGCCAG GTGTACATCCAGCACACGCGCTCCAAAGAGCACGAGCGGCCCCGACGCCTACGCCTCGTCCGCAAGGGTAACGAGCAGCGTGCCTTCACCCGTTGCTTCCATGCCTGGAGTACCTTCCGCCAGGCTCCTGCCTAG